In Moorella sp. Hama-1, a single genomic region encodes these proteins:
- a CDS encoding FAD-dependent oxidoreductase, which yields MLTLRGTGSRPEGWPLVAPAARADIAVYGGGLAGCAAAWKAAATAPDKQVVLVVPYPEGEYGGLATVGGQNFWDLRYWNRDGRLAQGGSFAHWLAATGPFYRPADLAAQIAADLGRLPNLQTYWAMDITALQKDRRGRLRALALRDLQRDAAGSVVWGRGRRILTASIFVDASEDGRLSRLSAAGVTVGRADWPGEFLTPDYVKPNQQGTGWPRELSAERQAAAVMPAPGETAGAGLNLRPRQQAATLMFKVQGVRPGNYPDMVFSREKGIWGAYGGREVYINDPVVTGFNDRYGPRGFALKPLNAAQDGPGSREWWVNALLIFNVDGRANGRDRWHDAYPRDTAPGALDTDTAWQLAREVLATPDLLQALRRFDGFQAAELVRDAGGQPVTAGLLYLRETVHTVIDPREAGPGTENSNYALTTAASHHAGAGPRDGDDRANYVNRIGLGFYWQDVNAYRYSDLKGGDGRYRWPVTPYLRPDFPRTTPGAASLPANPVYIPFNVLLSRTIPNLLIPGYAASISSLAWAELRVLPNQCVLGDAAGVAAAYAASQGRDPGTFTDVDVAAVRGILVQCYGTRVDK from the coding sequence ATGTTAACTCTCCGGGGTACGGGGAGCCGCCCGGAGGGCTGGCCCCTGGTGGCGCCGGCGGCCCGGGCGGATATCGCCGTCTACGGCGGCGGCCTGGCCGGGTGCGCGGCGGCCTGGAAGGCGGCGGCCACGGCACCGGATAAGCAGGTGGTCCTGGTAGTCCCCTACCCTGAGGGCGAGTACGGCGGCCTGGCCACCGTGGGCGGCCAGAATTTCTGGGACCTGCGCTACTGGAACCGGGACGGCAGGCTCGCCCAGGGGGGCTCCTTTGCCCACTGGCTGGCGGCTACCGGGCCCTTTTACCGGCCCGCCGACCTGGCGGCGCAAATCGCCGCCGACCTGGGCCGGCTACCCAATCTGCAGACTTACTGGGCCATGGATATCACGGCCCTCCAGAAGGACCGGCGGGGCCGGCTGCGCGCCCTGGCCTTGCGGGACTTGCAGCGGGATGCCGCCGGGAGCGTTGTTTGGGGCCGGGGCCGCCGCATCCTAACGGCGTCAATCTTTGTAGACGCCTCGGAAGACGGGCGGCTCAGTCGTTTAAGTGCCGCCGGGGTGACGGTGGGGCGAGCCGACTGGCCGGGGGAGTTTTTGACGCCGGATTATGTTAAGCCGAACCAGCAGGGAACCGGCTGGCCGAGGGAGCTGTCAGCAGAACGCCAGGCGGCCGCCGTCATGCCGGCGCCGGGCGAGACCGCCGGGGCCGGGCTGAACTTACGACCCCGCCAGCAGGCGGCGACTTTGATGTTTAAGGTCCAGGGCGTCCGGCCCGGCAATTACCCGGATATGGTTTTTAGCCGGGAAAAGGGGATCTGGGGTGCTTACGGCGGCCGGGAAGTTTACATAAACGACCCGGTGGTTACCGGGTTTAATGATAGATACGGCCCCCGGGGTTTTGCTTTAAAGCCCCTTAACGCCGCCCAGGACGGGCCGGGCAGCCGGGAATGGTGGGTCAACGCCCTCCTTATCTTTAATGTAGACGGCCGCGCCAACGGCCGCGACCGCTGGCACGATGCCTATCCCCGGGATACGGCGCCGGGAGCCCTGGACACAGATACGGCCTGGCAGCTGGCCCGGGAGGTGCTGGCCACTCCCGATTTGCTCCAGGCCCTGCGGCGCTTTGACGGCTTCCAGGCGGCGGAACTGGTGCGGGATGCCGGGGGGCAGCCGGTCACCGCCGGGCTGCTCTACCTGCGGGAAACGGTGCATACAGTGATAGATCCCCGGGAAGCTGGGCCGGGGACGGAGAACAGCAACTACGCCTTGACCACGGCGGCCAGCCATCACGCCGGGGCCGGCCCCCGGGATGGCGACGATCGCGCGAATTATGTAAACCGTATCGGTCTGGGCTTCTACTGGCAGGATGTCAATGCCTATCGCTATAGCGATCTCAAAGGCGGCGACGGTCGTTACCGCTGGCCGGTGACGCCCTATCTCCGGCCGGACTTCCCCCGGACGACGCCGGGAGCGGCTTCTCTGCCCGCCAACCCGGTCTATATCCCCTTTAACGTCCTCCTGAGCCGGACAATACCCAACCTGCTGATCCCCGGCTATGCCGCCAGCATCTCCTCCCTGGCCTGGGCCGAACTGCGGGTGCTGCCCAATCAATGCGTCCTGGGGGATGCCGCCGGGGTGGCGGCGGCCTACGCCGCCTCCCAGGGGCGGGACCCTGGCACCTTCACCGACGTCGACGTGGCGGCCGTGCGGGGTATTCTGGTGCAGTGCTACGGCACCCGGGTGGATAAGTGA
- a CDS encoding PQQ-binding-like beta-propeller repeat protein codes for MCRSRSFGPSIIQFFLFLSILLLTPATTAAALPEKPYTVRWQLKGTANLKQPPVISPWGDIFLFTGNGVQRLDDQGRQIWQYNTPEGTTSGPVFFKDGSTFVATGKALYEIKPYGRAGWRFTIPTGEKGSSAQGSNLAQGPGDTFYLLLGSTLYAVAPRRNMIWYLGQSDYPVAVDADRRYVYVARNKKDAGTTLAALDAGGATVWQRGLAEQKQLYLTLSPDKQYLFVVSIPKTIDRMNKAALYTLDATTGNTVWSRRYAQNELSNITIGPDGLLYLVAGKRYLYALDPATGREVLSNQLLDLSGAAPVVDRNGTIFIPGQDCLYTVSRSTGRLIWYADFPGGIPTTPTLGRDGLTVYLTDGQGSLYALQNNYGGTLLP; via the coding sequence ATGTGCCGGTCCCGGTCCTTTGGGCCAAGCATAATTCAATTCTTCCTCTTCCTTAGCATTTTACTGCTAACGCCGGCAACTACGGCGGCGGCGTTGCCGGAGAAACCATACACCGTACGCTGGCAGCTAAAGGGCACCGCTAACTTGAAACAACCCCCGGTCATCAGCCCTTGGGGCGATATCTTCCTGTTCACCGGCAACGGCGTCCAGCGTCTGGATGACCAGGGCCGCCAAATCTGGCAATACAACACCCCGGAGGGAACAACCAGCGGGCCCGTGTTTTTTAAAGACGGCAGCACCTTCGTAGCCACCGGTAAAGCCCTCTACGAGATTAAACCCTACGGCCGGGCGGGTTGGCGCTTCACCATCCCCACCGGGGAAAAGGGAAGCAGCGCCCAGGGTTCCAACCTGGCCCAGGGACCGGGGGATACCTTCTACCTGCTCCTGGGCTCAACCCTCTACGCCGTCGCCCCGCGGCGCAATATGATCTGGTACCTGGGCCAGAGCGATTACCCGGTAGCCGTGGATGCCGACCGCCGTTACGTCTATGTGGCCCGAAATAAAAAAGACGCCGGGACGACCCTGGCGGCCCTGGACGCCGGCGGCGCCACCGTCTGGCAGCGCGGCCTGGCCGAACAGAAGCAGCTCTATTTGACCTTGAGCCCGGACAAGCAATACCTCTTTGTAGTAAGCATCCCCAAAACCATCGACCGCATGAATAAAGCCGCCCTTTACACCCTGGACGCCACCACGGGGAACACCGTCTGGTCCAGGCGCTACGCCCAGAATGAACTGAGCAATATAACCATCGGCCCTGACGGCCTCCTTTACCTGGTCGCCGGCAAGCGCTACCTTTACGCCCTGGACCCTGCTACCGGCCGGGAAGTCCTCTCCAACCAGCTCCTGGACCTCTCCGGCGCCGCACCGGTTGTTGATCGAAACGGCACTATTTTTATCCCCGGCCAAGACTGCCTCTACACCGTCAGCCGCAGCACCGGCCGGCTCATCTGGTACGCCGACTTCCCCGGCGGCATCCCCACCACCCCCACCCTGGGGAGGGACGGCCTGACGGTTTACCTCACCGACGGCCAGGGGAGCCTGTACGCCCTGCAAAATAACTATGGCGGCACTCTACTTCCTTAG
- a CDS encoding HlyD family secretion protein — protein MSRRIVVAMVIILALIGAGGIAYYYHYEGTNFASTDDARVAADTVTVSPEIPGKLLSWQVQEGDNVKAGQVLGRQDLGASLTSSAVNPQALGSAAGVMAQKAEIKAPIDGQVIQSKALVGEMAAPGMPLAIIADTGHLYISANIKETVIEKVRAGQVVDVSIDAFPGRNFSGRVANIGRATTSVFSLLPAQNATGNYTKVTQVIPVKIQLLNAGDVKLIPGMNATVRIHIK, from the coding sequence GTGTCAAGGCGAATTGTAGTTGCCATGGTCATTATCCTCGCCTTAATTGGCGCCGGCGGTATCGCCTATTATTACCATTACGAGGGGACTAACTTTGCCAGCACCGACGACGCCCGGGTGGCGGCTGATACGGTGACGGTCAGCCCGGAAATCCCCGGTAAATTGCTTTCCTGGCAGGTCCAGGAGGGTGATAACGTCAAAGCCGGCCAGGTCCTGGGCCGCCAGGACCTGGGCGCCTCCCTGACTTCCAGCGCCGTCAATCCCCAGGCCCTGGGGTCAGCCGCCGGGGTCATGGCCCAGAAGGCTGAGATCAAGGCCCCCATTGACGGCCAGGTGATCCAGTCCAAGGCCTTGGTGGGGGAGATGGCCGCCCCGGGGATGCCCCTGGCCATCATCGCCGACACGGGCCACCTGTATATCAGCGCCAATATTAAAGAAACGGTTATTGAAAAAGTCAGGGCCGGCCAGGTGGTGGATGTTAGTATAGATGCCTTCCCGGGCCGAAACTTCAGCGGCCGGGTGGCCAATATCGGCCGGGCGACGACCTCGGTCTTTTCCCTGCTGCCGGCCCAGAACGCCACTGGTAATTATACCAAGGTGACCCAGGTCATACCGGTGAAGATCCAGCTCTTAAACGCCGGGGACGTTAAGCTGATACCGGGGATGAACGCTACGGTGCGGATTCATATTAAGTAA
- a CDS encoding nucleotidyltransferase family protein translates to MQAQEFDRLQRLLNQQHARALERRRKLAWQKAREVAAFLRATYGVQQVILYGSLARGDFQEASDIDLYVTGFTGPYWQMLARAGRLAAPFDISIVCAEDALPSLQKEIAREGVAI, encoded by the coding sequence TTGCAGGCGCAGGAATTCGACCGCCTCCAGAGGTTGCTCAACCAGCAGCATGCCCGCGCATTAGAACGGCGACGGAAACTAGCCTGGCAAAAAGCCAGGGAGGTAGCCGCCTTTTTACGCGCTACTTATGGTGTGCAGCAGGTTATCCTGTATGGTTCCCTGGCCCGGGGTGATTTTCAGGAAGCCTCCGATATCGACCTTTATGTCACCGGTTTTACAGGCCCCTACTGGCAGATGCTGGCCCGGGCCGGGCGCCTGGCTGCTCCCTTTGATATTAGCATTGTGTGTGCGGAGGATGCCCTGCCCTCTTTACAAAAAGAAATAGCCCGGGAAGGGGTGGCAATATGA
- a CDS encoding efflux RND transporter periplasmic adaptor subunit codes for MKTRGKRVLVLMLTGLLALGAAGCGAQAGAGDQVAVQVMAAGQGQVTTTVEIAGALVPARTANVVSKLSGQVTAVKADVGDHVQAGQLLVTIDTKELQAQLNQAEAAVQGVRDQAGQAQIAMETAQVNIANAKTGLDAAQKYYDRIKALVDAGAASQSQLDDAQTKLDQAQNGYHAAQKQFEAAQKQYAIATGSGLAQAEAAANTIKVTMSNADITSPLSGVVTNRNINPGEMAAPTSPLPLLTIADTSTLKLQGTVGQEAVPLLATGQKVTVTLDALPGREFTGTVTQVGPVAAATGQRFPVEISLANPGDLKAGMTARATFKLTSAGGIVIPVAAVRTDNGQDYVFVVKNGTVERRPVTLGLKNDRQVMVLQGLQAGEQVAVTNVGVLQDKMAVTVEPPAVNNALAPPPV; via the coding sequence ATGAAGACAAGGGGAAAGAGGGTTCTGGTCCTTATGCTTACAGGCCTCCTGGCCCTGGGCGCCGCCGGCTGCGGCGCCCAGGCCGGGGCCGGCGATCAGGTGGCTGTCCAGGTGATGGCCGCCGGCCAGGGTCAGGTAACGACGACGGTAGAAATAGCCGGCGCCCTGGTGCCGGCGCGGACGGCCAATGTGGTCAGTAAGTTATCGGGCCAGGTGACGGCCGTCAAGGCCGACGTCGGCGATCATGTCCAGGCGGGCCAGCTCCTGGTGACCATAGATACAAAAGAACTGCAGGCCCAGCTCAACCAGGCCGAAGCCGCCGTCCAGGGCGTCCGGGATCAGGCGGGACAGGCGCAGATAGCCATGGAGACGGCGCAGGTTAACATCGCCAATGCCAAGACCGGCCTGGATGCCGCCCAGAAGTATTATGACCGTATCAAGGCCCTGGTGGATGCCGGCGCGGCATCCCAGAGCCAGCTGGACGACGCCCAGACCAAGCTGGATCAGGCCCAAAACGGTTACCACGCGGCCCAGAAACAATTTGAGGCGGCCCAAAAGCAGTATGCCATCGCCACCGGCTCCGGCCTGGCCCAGGCCGAGGCGGCGGCCAACACCATTAAAGTTACTATGAGTAACGCCGACATAACCAGTCCCCTCAGCGGTGTTGTCACCAACCGGAACATAAACCCCGGTGAGATGGCCGCGCCAACCAGCCCCCTGCCTCTACTGACCATCGCCGATACCTCCACCCTGAAGCTCCAGGGGACAGTCGGCCAGGAGGCAGTACCTTTGCTGGCTACCGGGCAAAAGGTGACGGTCACCCTGGATGCCCTGCCGGGCCGCGAGTTTACCGGTACGGTAACCCAGGTGGGCCCGGTGGCGGCGGCCACCGGCCAGCGCTTTCCGGTGGAGATCAGCCTGGCCAACCCCGGTGACCTCAAGGCCGGCATGACGGCCCGGGCGACCTTTAAGTTGACTAGCGCCGGGGGCATCGTCATCCCGGTGGCGGCGGTCCGCACGGATAACGGCCAGGATTATGTGTTCGTGGTCAAAAATGGTACTGTGGAGCGGCGGCCGGTAACCCTGGGGTTAAAAAACGACCGGCAGGTAATGGTTTTGCAGGGCCTGCAGGCCGGGGAGCAGGTGGCCGTCACCAACGTCGGCGTGCTGCAGGATAAGATGGCGGTAACGGTGGAGCCCCCTGCCGTCAACAACGCCCTGGCGCCACCGCCTGTATAG
- a CDS encoding DHA2 family efflux MFS transporter permease subunit, translating to MGVNRGDTGVRQPGSAGDKSLTPFNDGVAGPPDTGSSTTGSPTMATSVAAGRENYRNSMGTGIERETGGKQNSGRDITNAGTLEAPTQPPNSGSGQVSWTVPVLVALIGAFMSILDSSIVNVAIPTIMRVFNTDTSTVEWVVTIYMLALGVVVPLSGWMGDKLGFKRLYMLALAGFTFGSLLCTMSWNVQSLIVARVVQALGGGMIMPTTMAMVYRMVPRERIGSAMGVFGIALLVAPAIGPTLGGYLVEYVDWRWIFTINLPIGVVGVLLSMIFLPDFPAVEAGSIDIGGALTSATGLFTLLLALSKGGEWGWTAEPTVFLFYTSAVSLGLFIYLELTCANPLLDLRVFRYPTFTLANLMVVVTTIGLFAGIFYVPLFLQTIRGLGAMETGLLMMPGALASGLMMPVTGRLYDKIGPKFMAVTGLLVLAVTTYLFHFIDIITPNQVLITWLVLRSLGMSFASMPAQTAAMAGLPNELVGRASAMTNIINRVSGSFGIAILTSILNDRIALHTMQMTSQVTATNPAVTSFFQQVGSFLGGGAAAAAQAQSLGTIYLQGVVAQTAFVRGIDDIFVIAAVFALAGVIPAFFLRKGSGTRPGFGGGE from the coding sequence ATGGGCGTTAACCGGGGGGACACCGGGGTGAGGCAGCCCGGCTCTGCTGGGGATAAAAGCCTGACGCCTTTCAATGATGGGGTCGCTGGGCCCCCTGATACTGGATCCTCTACTACCGGCTCCCCTACCATGGCGACCAGTGTCGCTGCCGGGCGGGAAAACTACCGGAATTCGATGGGTACTGGTATAGAGCGGGAAACCGGCGGTAAGCAAAATAGCGGCCGGGACATTACTAATGCCGGTACGCTGGAAGCACCCACCCAGCCACCCAACAGCGGGAGCGGCCAGGTCTCCTGGACCGTGCCGGTCCTGGTGGCCCTCATCGGCGCCTTTATGTCCATTCTGGATTCCAGTATTGTCAATGTGGCCATCCCGACTATTATGCGGGTCTTCAACACCGACACCAGCACTGTCGAGTGGGTAGTGACTATTTATATGCTTGCTCTGGGGGTGGTGGTGCCCTTAAGCGGCTGGATGGGCGATAAACTTGGCTTTAAGCGCCTTTATATGCTCGCCCTGGCCGGCTTTACCTTTGGGTCCCTCCTGTGTACCATGAGCTGGAACGTCCAGTCCCTGATTGTGGCCCGGGTGGTCCAGGCCCTGGGCGGCGGCATGATCATGCCGACTACCATGGCCATGGTCTACCGCATGGTGCCCCGGGAGCGGATCGGCAGCGCCATGGGGGTCTTCGGCATTGCCCTGCTGGTAGCCCCGGCCATCGGCCCCACCCTGGGAGGCTACCTGGTGGAATATGTCGACTGGCGCTGGATTTTTACCATCAACCTGCCTATCGGTGTCGTCGGCGTCTTGCTCTCTATGATTTTTTTACCCGATTTTCCGGCCGTCGAGGCGGGGAGCATCGATATCGGCGGCGCCCTGACGTCGGCTACCGGCCTCTTTACCCTCCTGCTGGCCCTGAGCAAGGGCGGGGAATGGGGCTGGACGGCTGAGCCGACGGTTTTTCTCTTTTATACCAGCGCCGTCTCCCTGGGACTCTTTATCTATTTGGAGCTGACCTGCGCCAATCCCCTGCTGGACCTGCGGGTCTTTCGCTACCCGACCTTTACCCTGGCCAACCTCATGGTGGTGGTGACCACTATCGGCCTGTTCGCCGGGATCTTTTATGTGCCCCTTTTCCTGCAGACCATCCGCGGTCTAGGGGCCATGGAGACGGGCCTGCTGATGATGCCCGGCGCCCTGGCCTCGGGGCTGATGATGCCTGTCACCGGCCGGCTCTACGATAAAATCGGGCCGAAGTTTATGGCCGTGACCGGCCTGCTGGTCCTGGCCGTGACGACTTATCTCTTTCATTTTATTGACATCATCACCCCCAACCAGGTATTGATCACCTGGCTGGTCCTGCGCAGCCTGGGGATGTCCTTTGCCTCCATGCCCGCCCAGACGGCGGCCATGGCCGGCCTGCCCAATGAGCTGGTCGGCCGCGCCTCGGCCATGACCAATATTATCAACCGGGTGTCGGGTTCCTTTGGCATCGCCATCCTGACTTCGATTTTAAATGATCGCATAGCCCTGCATACCATGCAGATGACCAGCCAGGTGACGGCCACCAACCCGGCGGTGACATCCTTTTTCCAGCAGGTAGGGTCCTTCCTGGGTGGTGGAGCGGCGGCCGCCGCCCAGGCCCAGAGCCTGGGAACTATATACCTGCAAGGGGTCGTGGCCCAGACGGCCTTCGTGCGGGGCATCGATGATATCTTTGTCATTGCCGCCGTCTTTGCCCTGGCCGGTGTTATCCCGGCTTTCTTCCTCCGGAAAGGCTCCGGCACCCGGCCGGGCTTCGGCGGTGGGGAGTAG
- the hepT gene encoding type VII toxin-antitoxin system HepT family RNase toxin, giving the protein MVDQEVTRNRLALLGEYIADLQAEQGVSLNDFKSDKRQRRYVERTLHLAVESCLDIASHIISAEGLREPRDNKDIFAVLGEANYLPEVLVTRLMKMAQFRNILVHDYTRLDAEVIWGILKRDLDDLKTFMLTIMKQLGIS; this is encoded by the coding sequence ATGGTTGATCAGGAGGTCACGCGCAACCGCCTGGCTTTGCTCGGCGAATATATAGCTGACCTGCAGGCGGAGCAGGGCGTCAGTTTAAATGACTTTAAAAGTGATAAGCGCCAGCGCCGTTATGTGGAACGGACTTTACATCTGGCAGTGGAGAGTTGCCTGGATATTGCCAGCCACATAATTTCCGCTGAGGGTTTAAGGGAGCCACGGGATAATAAAGATATTTTTGCCGTGCTGGGCGAAGCCAATTATCTACCAGAGGTACTGGTTACCAGATTAATGAAAATGGCCCAGTTCCGTAATATACTTGTCCATGATTACACCAGGCTGGATGCGGAGGTTATCTGGGGTATATTAAAACGGGATCTCGATGATTTAAAGACTTTTATGTTGACTATAATGAAGCAGTTGGGTATTAGTTGA
- a CDS encoding MarR family winged helix-turn-helix transcriptional regulator has product MQEFQLLELLSQVHRRLVRHLAPLFQAEGLSGTEMLVLWKVNKRGALRATELAGDIGIPPSTFTGIFDRLVARGLLERVPDPEDRRSVLVRGTPALQEFINRLTAAIETELRGIFSDLPGGCSQRLLADLQLLRDYLEGEEGEGHGR; this is encoded by the coding sequence ATGCAGGAGTTTCAGTTGCTGGAGCTGTTAAGCCAGGTCCACCGGCGGCTGGTGCGGCACCTGGCGCCCCTCTTCCAGGCCGAGGGCCTCTCGGGGACGGAGATGCTGGTCCTCTGGAAGGTGAATAAAAGGGGGGCTCTGCGGGCCACGGAGCTGGCCGGGGATATCGGCATTCCCCCCAGTACCTTCACCGGTATCTTTGATCGCCTGGTGGCCCGGGGCCTCCTGGAGCGGGTGCCGGACCCGGAAGACCGCCGCAGCGTCCTGGTGCGGGGCACGCCGGCTTTACAGGAATTTATCAATCGCCTAACGGCGGCCATAGAAACCGAGCTGCGGGGTATCTTCAGTGACCTGCCTGGAGGCTGCAGCCAGCGCCTGCTGGCCGACCTGCAGCTGCTCCGGGATTACTTGGAGGGGGAAGAGGGTGAAGGTCATGGGCGTTAA
- the mntA gene encoding type VII toxin-antitoxin system MntA family adenylyltransferase antitoxin, protein MASPLYLPVEGCLNKALTAALIRYLDDCRDVVAAYLFGSYARGAGREHSDIDVAVLFTEIEDELRRFDRRMEIIIDLESRMGKKVDVIDIKLAPLLLQHQILKDGILLVDKNTRYRVTFEVWSRRTYFDLQPLLEKRNKGLIAKLAGGEVHG, encoded by the coding sequence TTGGCGTCTCCCTTATATTTGCCAGTAGAAGGGTGCTTGAATAAAGCGTTGACTGCGGCCTTAATCAGGTATCTTGATGATTGCCGGGATGTGGTGGCGGCCTACCTTTTTGGTTCTTATGCCCGGGGAGCAGGTCGCGAGCACAGTGATATCGATGTAGCCGTGTTATTCACTGAAATCGAAGATGAATTACGGCGTTTTGATCGTCGGATGGAAATAATTATCGATCTAGAAAGTAGGATGGGAAAAAAGGTGGATGTCATTGATATTAAGTTAGCGCCTTTACTTTTACAGCACCAGATTTTAAAAGACGGGATTTTACTGGTCGATAAAAATACCCGCTACCGGGTGACGTTTGAAGTTTGGTCCCGGCGAACTTATTTTGACCTGCAGCCTTTGCTGGAAAAGCGTAATAAGGGTCTTATCGCTAAATTGGCTGGAGGCGAGGTCCATGGTTGA
- a CDS encoding DUF815 domain-containing protein, with the protein MIDPAVFAQIYYQNTNLLIYRDLAADPVVAAFLEVCRLLGSPEPDQQELNAACRRFFSLLATATELRREPLTGDPWQNYLLDRLIAAENTFTLKAEQRGAGTMGAALQAAVRQDLTSLQALAGLAPAAYQAARAALTGNPGQAGKPPAVIAGADATARKYPYSPSAGTAARTESAPGNSSCDYAEVPVTVPAAGAIPDWTQLQPLDPVLPPAPLSQELKDETGAVPGSTKNALQPAAAARRQVKEQLLATAAWGQEGLELLADYYYTHGAGLYGAYRAFRWEHGPQGGRLAGIADPDPITLADLIGYEDERSQVVHNTERFLRGLPACNVLLYGARGTGKSSTVKALLNAYGDRGLRLIELPRRYLRDYPEILKAVAGRPQKFIIFIDDLSFEEDEVDYKELKGLLEGSLQVRPANVLVYATSNRRHLVKESFADRTFNPAGGEVRLQDTVQEKLSLAERFGLTVIFPSPDQEEYLTIVRELARKAGLEMEAAELRRRALQWALYQNGASGRTARQFVDYLLGEQE; encoded by the coding sequence ATGATTGATCCCGCCGTCTTCGCCCAAATATACTACCAAAATACTAACCTGCTCATTTACCGTGATCTAGCCGCCGACCCGGTGGTAGCCGCATTCCTCGAAGTCTGCCGGCTCCTGGGTTCCCCGGAACCAGACCAACAGGAGCTGAACGCCGCCTGCCGGCGCTTCTTCAGCCTGCTGGCGACGGCGACTGAGCTCCGCCGGGAGCCCCTCACCGGCGACCCCTGGCAGAACTACCTCCTCGACCGCCTTATCGCCGCAGAAAACACCTTTACCCTGAAGGCCGAACAACGTGGGGCCGGTACCATGGGCGCCGCCCTGCAGGCAGCCGTCCGCCAGGACCTGACTTCCCTGCAAGCCCTGGCCGGGCTGGCCCCGGCTGCCTATCAAGCCGCCCGCGCCGCCCTGACCGGCAACCCTGGACAGGCAGGCAAACCCCCAGCCGTGATAGCCGGCGCTGATGCAACAGCGAGAAAATACCCTTATTCGCCATCTGCGGGTACAGCGGCCAGGACGGAAAGCGCCCCAGGAAACTCTTCCTGTGACTATGCAGAGGTACCGGTCACCGTACCGGCGGCCGGCGCCATCCCCGACTGGACCCAGCTCCAGCCCCTCGACCCCGTCCTTCCCCCCGCGCCCCTCAGCCAGGAGTTAAAAGACGAAACCGGTGCTGTCCCGGGGTCGACAAAGAACGCCCTCCAGCCGGCGGCCGCCGCCCGCCGCCAGGTAAAGGAGCAGCTCCTGGCCACCGCCGCCTGGGGTCAGGAGGGCCTGGAGCTCCTGGCTGACTATTACTATACCCATGGCGCCGGCCTTTACGGCGCTTATCGGGCCTTCCGCTGGGAACACGGCCCCCAGGGCGGCCGGTTGGCCGGCATAGCCGACCCCGACCCCATCACCCTGGCAGACCTGATCGGCTACGAAGACGAGCGCAGCCAGGTTGTCCACAATACCGAGAGGTTCCTGCGCGGCCTGCCGGCCTGTAACGTCCTCCTCTACGGCGCCCGGGGCACGGGCAAATCCTCGACGGTCAAGGCCCTGCTCAACGCTTACGGCGACCGGGGCCTGCGCCTCATCGAACTGCCCCGGCGCTATTTAAGGGATTACCCGGAGATCTTAAAAGCCGTCGCCGGCCGGCCGCAAAAATTCATCATCTTCATCGACGACCTCTCCTTTGAAGAGGACGAGGTGGACTATAAAGAATTAAAGGGTTTACTGGAGGGCAGCCTCCAGGTGCGGCCGGCCAACGTCCTGGTCTACGCCACCTCCAACCGCCGCCACCTGGTGAAGGAGTCCTTCGCCGACCGCACCTTTAACCCCGCCGGGGGCGAGGTGCGCCTCCAGGATACCGTCCAGGAGAAGCTCTCCCTGGCGGAGCGCTTCGGCCTCACCGTCATCTTCCCCAGCCCCGACCAGGAGGAATACCTGACCATCGTCCGCGAACTCGCCCGTAAGGCGGGCCTGGAAATGGAGGCCGCCGAACTACGCCGCCGCGCCCTGCAGTGGGCCCTCTACCAGAACGGCGCCTCCGGCCGCACCGCCCGGCAGTTCGTGGACTACCTCCTGGGAGAGCAGGAATAA